From Achromobacter spanius, a single genomic window includes:
- a CDS encoding putative Ig domain-containing protein translates to MTSRRIPTLRRHALALEPRFLLDAAAVTTAVDVAAQAVPPTETAPGVDATPTEATVVVTDSSDTFAPVDLFSGVDVHAQTSGTDELTQLVVSVDRSGANQALVIDGKTIALEGGSGTTRADGDGFFYTVAVSGNTTTITLQLDAFNPAPASVAALIDGMSYQILDKSVDGGKVSVSLKSLSDAGGQTADLSAITATIEIDSRINVAPEVKGDLLQEADHFGTGSLAGATEVAYSADGKFVYAAGSNNTLSIFAVDAATGLLSKTQELTLSDLGTVNHLVVSGDGKSVYTISSNGNLIQFSVDAAGTLSHAATLSVGGGSTGGLAISDDGTQVYVDASNNFGREARIYSRDTDTGALTQIQRLDAVRNASLATANDYVTVIHSGALIGANHTLKIYQRGADGVLNLVDSILLDKTGQDAVDYAISMSADGKLLFVGEPGAKNISVFRLGADNLLTRVGTVASDNIGSLALNADGTLLYAATTAGAVNVYAVSGDGDLTLLGSASGRTNGADISLSKDGMSLVVAGNGLTRYTTLQSLTLGQDTVLGDRVSLSDRNYDLLDGGTGNYNGASVTIKASVPGGAFGFEGGNGLSMTNGVISRGGVQIATYTVNGETLTLRFTGPATTAVANQVLQQVSYGNSAVAAGTFVTLTVQANDGALNSDALSIIFRSNTGPQIDAGVANGYTPETVTTEKDYQLVLPENLFNDADGDRLTWRVTGLPAGISFDPETRTLSGTALAAGTYPISITVTDAYGASVTLDLNLEVAQIPNREPVVSSSAPASFGQVTAGEGGFTATLRADMFTDPDSRYGDTLTWSIVEALPAGLVFNAATLTLSGTPTTQGDYVLTVRVTDKAGLTADHKMTLRVVSAAEAANSPPAFDLEGSDLSYTSDGRINGYDQFVYSVQVSDDGYTVIVLGNGSNSHPVTPGGNSTLSVFTRNPNTGELTLVQRFVQGATNDGNDANGIEMQGLLSAASAVYSADGKHVYLVGQKADGGNYFLTGFNVNADGTLTASGQSIELGSTQVKQLVASQDGHLYGIAGNTLYAYAIGANGELTAAGVYADQPFKTATAIEVDAQGRVFVAGDNTLTIYAASADGSLARLMTHTNDVGGFARSIAVSGDTIYVSAGSNGILTLRFDPIAKTVTKISSVGTQMWGLELSADGKTLYAGGLTGALNVYSIGADGTPTLVKTVAHEGASGNYRAFRFGISPDGSSMYVGGFYNAAGLGHINIEQALSGAYTEGQTTKPAAGLTFGDADYDALASGTGDYNGATITILRDEGANTNDHFGFDNANGLALVGTEIRLNGAKIANFTSTGGILTIVFTGQVSTVTANAVLQQVTYTNDSKDPGAAIRLKVQVRDQYASGVDSVVLALTVAQVNDAPVVVSTPADIKYSPGEAAVGLFDGTTISTVESGQTIAGLTLTVSPVTNGASETLTVDGTAIALVAGNGTTTSGHAYTVTLDNGVATVTITPAAGMTGDQAAALIDGVAYANQAPAPTVGERSITLAAVRDSGGTDNGGKDTAEPDLVATVDVQFEAPVLNTPADSLGLDELLRHLADGAPDDALAGGLDVIEVDGKLYLLRTTTEFDTNTFEDREVNTLYVLERNADGTLRIAQAIGNSELGALAGAADLRVSADGKSLYVVATQGVVLFARDAATGMLTAQGAFGADVVTEHGMIRDVLATGGLVYATAGDSLLVFRQDGATLTLLHTYVDNGDTGLQLDGANALTLSADGRFLFVGTSGGGTLASVFSLDQNGVPTFVMAAQGKDPAATEQYYYTQTLTVSPDGKTLYVVDFDNDQHRLHTLAIGTDGRLTALATTLPDSDVKQIVVSPDGSAVFVIGADQIGVYRRGADGALVRVGEISGFGDPFGDGLNFGTIGGASLSEDGTKLYLTGEFSRVHGVLVLDVKPAAVHYTEGTEPVAILPSGTLSDPQLDVLNGGKGDYQGASITVERVGGANPDDRFGFVNGDNLRLDAANGVILLNDAVIATFSQANGVLTLTFTGLVSKTDAQNVLRRIAYSNASNDPTRDGAIIALRTTLHDGDGHQDELLTEIELEGVNNAPIIDTTPRNPTFPAEGEPVKLFEGTTVDTVESGQEVARVIVTISPANAQDILGVDGGKIRLDKDSNGPQTMATGMQYMVTIADGVTTVTLYLNASGERAAQVIDSLTYANAASPLTGTRTISLTVQEWSSDNGSTDADEAATVTLTGPAAPNTPPAVTGGDDVSYTERADPVLIAPDGVVADAQMDTFNGGAGNYDGSVLTITLGAGKSAADTLGFEPGNGLTLENGVLKKDGVAIGAVSQSDGVLTIRFSDEAGTIPTTADVQHTLRQITYANSSHAPAASVAISVMLTDQRGLPSAAMDYAIDITPINDAPVVDADPVLSLGDLTHVQDLTTIPGLDKPTASVVSADGARVYVADGKGAIAVFSRDGDTGSLTYLRTFAGAGDMTGVKELVASTDGKSLYALRADGNAIGVFGVAADGTLTHQATIVSDYGLDGGSLNDMRGIALSEDGKQLYLINNYGIAYFSRDAQTGTLTYVGGISGEMNAEPFLWAPTDLAVRGDLLFVVTNTCSGSTLIVYRRDDSGALSVLTHIRGDGTDAAGQRVSFSDLQHIAVSADGSTIYVSNSHTSVFNWETGGTDILENPQAIEAFRLNAATGALTHLGTLTGSQTVESIALSADGKALFVTLADGTLNYYATATLGLISSQGGLDGAGPIAVSADGGVIVVGNGLDVLNAPPAPAPTFVIGGDAVPVAPTLALSDAEMDAANNYQGASVTFTGQASDRFGFLAGDGYTRNGDVISFNGQPIATLTLTGDAATLRFTAPVDRAQANALLHRVTYASTDGTPGTRTVTITLNDGDITSAAFDVDVTVRPPNQAPVAGTDPYTPETALAGRDYAVTLPETLFNDPDGDKLTWQVSGLPAGLSFNPETRTISGVLAGTGKFTFTVTVTDPEGASVSRVLVLEAVEPPNTAPVDSGIALTPGVAVVGEPYAYTFPAGLFTDADGDALTWQIKGLPEGLTFDPATLTIRGTATSAGSVAVVVTATDASGASVSRIITLTAATAQTEPNPGTGPGTGPGTNPGTQPDPNANPNPGNPADVPPPDLSAWQRDPVFASDTAAGTADDTRDDAFRSLRQALGGIPAASPDAFSVPIRDGLSTPPQWTSTALLDELLADSLERRDADAARPFTMDAASGVRSPLVVLASPDAPGLTLASAALTGLWRADVAGNRQTYALPAGLIRSSGPIASLVLRMADGSELPPGVRLDAARGLIVAPGLADAQTLSLQLVVRAASGESRAIPVTVSAQRVGAWHGGDTVAARDDTLAADKPALTQQLRHSAAHDVLDAARQFLASLDDGAAGGASDTAAAARQAITINAAS, encoded by the coding sequence ATGACTTCCCGCCGAATCCCCACGCTCCGCCGCCACGCATTGGCCCTGGAACCCCGCTTCCTGCTTGATGCAGCCGCCGTGACGACGGCCGTGGACGTGGCCGCGCAAGCCGTGCCGCCGACCGAAACGGCGCCTGGCGTGGACGCGACGCCGACCGAAGCGACCGTTGTCGTCACGGACAGCAGCGATACCTTTGCACCGGTCGATCTGTTCAGCGGCGTCGACGTGCACGCGCAGACGAGCGGCACGGACGAGCTGACGCAACTGGTCGTCTCGGTGGATCGCAGCGGCGCAAACCAGGCGCTGGTGATCGACGGCAAGACCATTGCACTGGAAGGCGGCAGCGGCACGACGCGCGCCGATGGCGACGGCTTCTTCTACACCGTTGCGGTCAGCGGCAACACCACCACCATCACGCTGCAACTGGATGCGTTCAACCCAGCCCCAGCCAGCGTCGCGGCGCTGATCGACGGCATGTCGTATCAGATCCTGGACAAGTCGGTGGACGGTGGCAAGGTGTCGGTCTCGCTCAAGAGTCTGTCCGACGCGGGTGGCCAGACGGCCGACCTGTCCGCCATCACGGCGACGATCGAGATTGACAGCCGCATCAACGTCGCGCCCGAGGTGAAAGGCGACCTGCTGCAGGAGGCGGACCACTTCGGCACCGGCAGCCTGGCGGGAGCCACCGAAGTCGCCTATTCCGCCGACGGCAAGTTCGTCTACGCGGCGGGCAGCAACAACACCCTGTCCATCTTTGCCGTGGACGCGGCCACGGGCCTGCTCAGCAAGACGCAGGAACTGACGCTGTCGGACCTGGGCACAGTCAATCATCTGGTGGTCAGCGGCGACGGCAAGTCGGTATACACAATTTCCAGCAACGGCAACCTGATCCAGTTCAGTGTCGATGCGGCCGGCACGTTGAGCCACGCGGCCACGCTGTCGGTGGGCGGGGGATCCACCGGCGGTCTGGCGATCTCGGACGACGGCACGCAGGTCTACGTGGACGCCTCGAACAACTTCGGGCGCGAAGCGCGGATCTACAGCCGCGACACCGACACGGGCGCGCTGACGCAGATCCAGCGTCTGGACGCCGTGCGCAACGCCAGTCTTGCCACGGCCAACGACTACGTCACCGTCATCCACAGCGGTGCGTTGATCGGGGCCAACCACACGCTCAAGATCTATCAACGCGGCGCGGACGGGGTGCTGAATCTTGTCGACAGCATCCTGCTCGACAAGACGGGCCAGGACGCCGTCGACTACGCCATCAGCATGTCCGCCGACGGCAAGCTGCTGTTCGTGGGCGAGCCGGGCGCCAAGAACATTTCGGTCTTCCGGCTTGGCGCGGACAACCTGCTGACGCGCGTGGGCACGGTCGCCAGCGACAACATCGGCAGCCTGGCGCTGAACGCCGACGGCACGCTGCTGTATGCCGCCACCACCGCAGGCGCCGTCAACGTTTACGCGGTATCCGGCGACGGTGACTTGACGCTGCTGGGAAGCGCCTCAGGCAGGACCAATGGCGCAGACATCTCGCTGTCCAAGGACGGCATGTCGCTGGTGGTGGCGGGCAATGGCCTGACTCGCTACACGACGCTGCAATCGCTGACGCTGGGCCAGGACACCGTCCTGGGCGACCGCGTCAGCCTGTCCGACCGCAATTACGACTTGCTGGATGGCGGCACTGGCAACTACAACGGCGCCAGCGTGACCATCAAGGCGTCGGTGCCGGGCGGCGCGTTCGGGTTTGAGGGCGGTAATGGGCTGTCGATGACGAACGGCGTCATCTCGCGCGGTGGCGTGCAGATCGCCACGTACACCGTCAATGGCGAAACGCTGACGCTGCGCTTCACCGGACCCGCCACGACCGCCGTCGCCAACCAGGTGCTGCAACAGGTCAGCTACGGCAATTCGGCCGTGGCCGCGGGCACGTTCGTCACGCTGACCGTGCAGGCCAACGATGGCGCATTGAACAGCGACGCCCTCTCCATCATCTTCCGCAGCAACACGGGACCGCAGATCGACGCCGGGGTTGCCAACGGCTACACGCCGGAGACGGTCACCACGGAAAAGGACTACCAACTCGTCCTGCCGGAGAACCTTTTCAACGACGCGGACGGCGACCGCTTGACCTGGCGCGTCACAGGGTTGCCCGCCGGGATCAGCTTCGATCCCGAGACCCGCACCCTGTCCGGCACCGCACTGGCCGCCGGCACCTATCCCATCAGCATCACCGTCACCGATGCGTACGGCGCCAGCGTGACGCTGGATCTGAATCTGGAAGTGGCTCAGATCCCCAATCGTGAGCCCGTCGTCAGCAGCAGCGCACCGGCCTCGTTCGGGCAGGTCACTGCGGGAGAGGGCGGCTTTACCGCCACCCTGCGCGCGGACATGTTCACCGATCCGGACAGCCGCTACGGCGACACCCTTACATGGAGCATCGTCGAAGCCCTGCCGGCAGGCCTCGTGTTCAACGCAGCCACGCTCACCCTGAGCGGCACGCCCACCACGCAGGGCGATTACGTTCTGACCGTGCGCGTGACGGACAAGGCAGGCCTGACCGCGGACCACAAGATGACGTTGCGCGTCGTCTCGGCCGCCGAAGCCGCCAACAGCCCGCCCGCCTTCGACCTCGAAGGCAGCGATCTCAGCTACACCTCGGACGGCCGAATCAACGGCTACGACCAGTTCGTCTACAGCGTCCAGGTGTCGGACGACGGCTATACCGTCATCGTCCTTGGCAACGGGTCGAACAGTCATCCCGTCACCCCGGGGGGCAACAGCACGCTCAGCGTCTTCACGCGCAATCCCAATACCGGTGAACTGACGCTGGTGCAGCGCTTCGTGCAGGGCGCCACGAACGACGGCAACGATGCCAACGGCATCGAAATGCAGGGCCTGCTCAGCGCGGCCTCGGCCGTGTATTCGGCCGACGGCAAGCACGTCTATCTGGTGGGCCAGAAGGCCGACGGCGGAAACTACTTCCTGACCGGTTTCAACGTCAACGCGGACGGCACGCTGACAGCCAGCGGCCAGAGCATCGAGCTTGGCAGCACGCAGGTCAAGCAGCTGGTGGCATCGCAGGACGGGCATCTGTATGGCATTGCCGGCAATACGCTGTATGCCTATGCCATTGGCGCCAACGGGGAACTGACGGCAGCGGGCGTCTATGCGGACCAGCCGTTCAAGACCGCCACCGCCATCGAGGTGGACGCGCAGGGCCGGGTGTTCGTCGCGGGGGACAACACCCTGACCATCTACGCCGCTAGCGCGGACGGCAGCCTCGCACGACTCATGACCCACACGAACGACGTCGGCGGCTTCGCACGCAGCATTGCCGTGTCGGGGGACACCATCTACGTGTCGGCGGGAAGCAATGGCATCCTGACGCTGCGTTTCGATCCGATCGCCAAGACGGTCACGAAGATATCGTCCGTCGGCACCCAGATGTGGGGCCTGGAACTGTCGGCGGACGGCAAGACCCTCTACGCTGGCGGCCTGACCGGCGCCCTCAACGTCTACAGCATCGGCGCCGACGGCACGCCCACGCTGGTCAAGACCGTTGCCCACGAAGGGGCCTCGGGCAACTATCGCGCCTTCCGCTTCGGCATTTCCCCCGACGGTTCGTCGATGTACGTCGGCGGTTTCTACAACGCCGCGGGGTTGGGACACATCAACATCGAGCAGGCGCTCTCCGGCGCCTACACCGAAGGTCAGACGACCAAGCCGGCCGCCGGCCTGACGTTCGGCGATGCCGACTACGACGCGCTGGCTTCGGGCACCGGCGACTACAACGGCGCCACCATCACCATCCTGCGCGACGAAGGCGCCAACACCAACGACCACTTCGGCTTCGACAACGCCAATGGCCTGGCACTGGTCGGCACCGAAATCCGCCTGAACGGCGCCAAGATCGCCAACTTCACCAGCACGGGCGGCATCCTCACCATCGTCTTTACCGGCCAGGTCAGCACCGTCACCGCCAATGCGGTGCTGCAGCAGGTCACGTACACGAACGACAGCAAGGACCCCGGCGCCGCCATCCGCCTGAAGGTGCAGGTGCGCGACCAGTACGCCAGCGGCGTCGACAGCGTCGTGCTCGCGCTGACGGTTGCGCAGGTGAACGACGCGCCCGTCGTCGTCTCCACGCCCGCCGACATCAAATACAGCCCCGGCGAGGCGGCCGTTGGCCTTTTCGACGGCACCACGATCTCTACCGTCGAAAGCGGCCAGACGATTGCTGGCCTGACCCTGACCGTGTCGCCCGTGACCAACGGCGCCAGCGAGACGCTGACCGTGGACGGCACCGCCATCGCGCTGGTCGCGGGCAATGGCACGACCACCTCCGGGCACGCCTACACCGTCACCCTCGACAACGGCGTGGCCACCGTCACGATCACCCCCGCCGCGGGTATGACGGGCGATCAGGCCGCCGCGCTGATCGACGGCGTTGCCTACGCCAATCAGGCCCCCGCCCCCACGGTGGGCGAGCGCAGCATCACGCTTGCAGCCGTGCGCGACAGCGGCGGCACCGACAACGGTGGCAAGGACACCGCCGAGCCAGACCTCGTCGCCACCGTGGACGTGCAGTTCGAAGCGCCGGTACTGAACACGCCGGCCGACTCGCTGGGTTTGGACGAACTGCTTCGCCATCTTGCCGACGGCGCCCCGGATGATGCGCTGGCAGGCGGTCTCGATGTCATCGAAGTGGACGGCAAACTCTACCTGCTGCGCACCACCACGGAGTTCGACACGAACACATTCGAAGACCGGGAGGTCAACACGCTGTACGTGCTGGAGCGCAACGCGGACGGCACGCTGCGCATCGCGCAGGCCATCGGCAACAGCGAGCTCGGCGCGCTAGCCGGCGCCGCGGACCTGCGGGTGTCGGCCGACGGCAAATCGCTGTACGTGGTGGCCACTCAAGGCGTCGTGCTGTTCGCCCGCGACGCAGCAACAGGCATGCTCACCGCGCAGGGCGCCTTTGGCGCCGACGTCGTGACCGAGCACGGCATGATCCGCGACGTGCTCGCCACCGGCGGCCTGGTGTATGCAACGGCGGGCGACAGTCTGCTGGTCTTCCGTCAGGACGGCGCAACGCTGACGCTGCTCCACACCTATGTCGACAACGGCGATACCGGACTACAGCTTGACGGCGCCAATGCGCTGACGCTGTCCGCCGACGGCCGATTCCTGTTCGTGGGCACGTCGGGCGGCGGTACGCTGGCCAGCGTGTTCTCGCTGGACCAGAACGGCGTGCCGACGTTCGTCATGGCCGCGCAGGGCAAGGATCCCGCTGCCACGGAACAGTACTACTACACGCAGACGCTGACGGTCTCGCCGGACGGCAAGACACTCTACGTGGTTGACTTCGACAACGACCAGCATCGCCTGCATACCCTTGCGATCGGCACGGACGGCAGGCTCACCGCGCTTGCCACGACGCTGCCGGATAGCGACGTCAAACAGATCGTCGTGTCGCCGGACGGCTCCGCCGTCTTCGTGATCGGCGCCGATCAGATCGGTGTTTACCGCCGCGGCGCAGATGGCGCGCTGGTGCGGGTTGGCGAAATCTCAGGGTTTGGCGACCCATTCGGGGACGGCCTGAACTTCGGCACAATCGGCGGCGCCTCGCTCAGCGAAGACGGCACGAAGCTCTATCTGACTGGCGAGTTCTCGCGCGTTCATGGCGTGCTGGTGCTGGACGTCAAGCCCGCCGCCGTGCACTACACGGAAGGCACGGAGCCGGTGGCCATCCTGCCGTCGGGCACGCTATCCGATCCGCAGCTCGATGTGCTGAATGGCGGGAAGGGCGATTACCAGGGCGCCAGCATCACCGTGGAACGCGTCGGCGGCGCGAATCCCGATGACCGGTTCGGCTTCGTCAACGGGGACAATCTGCGGCTGGATGCCGCCAACGGCGTCATCCTGTTGAACGACGCCGTCATCGCGACCTTCTCGCAGGCGAACGGTGTGCTGACGCTGACGTTCACCGGCCTCGTCAGCAAGACGGACGCGCAGAACGTGCTGCGCCGCATCGCCTACAGCAACGCCAGCAACGATCCCACCCGTGACGGCGCCATCATCGCGCTGCGCACCACGCTGCACGATGGCGACGGTCACCAGGATGAACTGCTGACCGAGATCGAACTGGAAGGCGTCAACAATGCGCCGATCATCGACACCACGCCGCGCAATCCTACGTTCCCGGCCGAAGGCGAACCGGTCAAGCTGTTCGAAGGCACCACCGTCGACACGGTGGAATCCGGCCAGGAGGTGGCCCGCGTCATCGTCACGATCAGCCCGGCCAACGCGCAGGACATCCTGGGTGTGGACGGCGGCAAGATCCGCCTGGACAAGGATTCCAACGGGCCGCAGACCATGGCGACCGGCATGCAGTACATGGTGACCATCGCCGACGGCGTCACCACCGTGACCCTTTACCTGAACGCGTCGGGCGAACGTGCCGCGCAGGTCATCGACAGCTTGACCTATGCCAACGCCGCCAGCCCGCTGACCGGCACGCGCACGATCAGCCTCACCGTGCAGGAGTGGTCCAGCGACAATGGCTCGACGGATGCGGACGAGGCGGCAACCGTCACGCTGACCGGCCCGGCTGCCCCCAACACGCCGCCCGCGGTCACCGGCGGCGACGACGTGTCCTACACCGAGCGCGCCGATCCCGTCCTGATCGCACCCGATGGCGTGGTCGCCGATGCGCAGATGGACACCTTCAACGGCGGCGCGGGCAACTACGACGGCAGCGTGCTGACCATCACGCTGGGCGCGGGCAAGAGCGCAGCCGACACGCTCGGCTTTGAGCCGGGCAACGGCCTGACGTTGGAGAACGGCGTCCTGAAGAAGGACGGCGTGGCGATCGGCGCCGTGTCGCAATCCGACGGCGTGCTGACGATCCGATTCAGCGACGAGGCCGGGACCATTCCCACGACGGCGGACGTGCAGCACACGCTGCGCCAGATCACCTACGCCAACAGCAGCCATGCGCCTGCGGCAAGCGTCGCCATCAGCGTGATGCTGACGGACCAGCGCGGGCTGCCTTCGGCCGCAATGGACTACGCCATCGACATCACGCCCATCAACGATGCGCCGGTCGTCGATGCCGATCCGGTGTTGTCGCTGGGGGACCTGACCCATGTGCAGGACCTGACCACCATCCCCGGCCTGGATAAGCCCACCGCCAGCGTCGTTTCCGCCGACGGCGCGCGCGTCTACGTGGCCGACGGCAAGGGCGCCATCGCGGTGTTCAGCCGCGACGGCGACACCGGATCGCTGACCTACCTGCGCACGTTCGCGGGGGCCGGGGATATGACAGGCGTCAAGGAACTGGTGGCGTCCACCGACGGCAAGAGCCTGTACGCCCTGCGCGCGGACGGCAACGCCATCGGCGTCTTTGGCGTGGCTGCCGACGGCACGCTGACGCATCAGGCCACCATCGTCAGCGATTACGGGCTGGACGGCGGCAGCCTGAACGACATGAGGGGCATTGCGCTGTCCGAAGACGGCAAGCAGCTGTACCTGATCAACAACTACGGGATCGCCTACTTCAGCCGCGATGCGCAGACCGGCACGCTCACCTATGTCGGCGGCATCAGCGGCGAAATGAACGCGGAGCCGTTCCTGTGGGCGCCCACCGACCTGGCGGTGCGCGGCGACCTGCTCTTTGTCGTGACCAACACCTGCTCGGGCTCGACGCTGATCGTCTACCGCCGCGACGACAGCGGGGCCTTGTCTGTCCTGACGCATATCCGCGGCGATGGCACGGACGCCGCAGGCCAGCGCGTTTCGTTCTCCGACCTGCAGCATATCGCCGTCAGCGCCGACGGCAGCACGATCTACGTGTCCAACAGCCACACGTCGGTGTTCAACTGGGAAACGGGCGGCACGGACATCCTGGAGAACCCCCAGGCCATCGAGGCCTTCCGTCTGAACGCGGCCACCGGCGCGCTGACGCACCTGGGCACACTGACCGGCAGCCAGACGGTCGAAAGCATCGCGCTGTCCGCGGATGGCAAGGCGCTGTTCGTGACGCTGGCCGACGGCACACTCAATTACTACGCCACGGCGACCCTCGGCCTGATCTCCTCGCAGGGCGGGCTGGACGGCGCCGGCCCGATTGCGGTGTCCGCCGATGGCGGCGTGATCGTGGTGGGCAACGGACTGGACGTGCTGAACGCGCCGCCCGCGCCGGCCCCCACCTTCGTCATCGGCGGCGATGCGGTGCCGGTCGCCCCCACGCTCGCGCTGTCCGACGCGGAAATGGATGCGGCGAACAACTACCAGGGCGCCAGCGTAACTTTCACGGGCCAGGCCAGCGATCGCTTTGGTTTTCTGGCGGGCGACGGCTACACGCGCAATGGCGACGTCATTTCGTTCAACGGCCAGCCCATCGCCACCCTGACGCTGACCGGCGACGCCGCCACGCTGCGCTTTACCGCGCCCGTCGACCGCGCACAGGCCAACGCGCTGCTGCATCGCGTGACCTACGCCAGCACGGACGGCACGCCGGGCACGCGCACCGTCACGATCACGCTCAACGACGGCGATATCACCAGCGCGGCCTTCGACGTGGACGTGACCGTCCGCCCGCCCAACCAGGCGCCGGTCGCAGGCACCGATCCGTACACGCCCGAAACGGCGCTGGCCGGCCGCGATTACGCCGTCACCCTGCCGGAAACGCTCTTCAACGATCCGGACGGCGACAAGCTGACGTGGCAAGTCAGCGGCCTGCCCGCAGGACTGAGCTTCAACCCCGAGACCCGCACGATCTCCGGGGTGCTCGCCGGCACCGGCAAGTTCACGTTTACCGTCACCGTCACCGACCCCGAGGGCGCCTCCGTGTCGCGCGTGCTGGTTCTTGAAGCCGTCGAACCGCCGAACACCGCGCCGGTCGACAGCGGCATCGCGTTGACGCCGGGCGTCGCCGTCGTGGGCGAGCCGTATGCGTACACGTTCCCCGCCGGCCTTTTCACCGACGCCGACGGCGATGCGCTGACGTGGCAGATCAAGGGCCTGCCGGAAGGGCTGACCTTCGATCCGGCGACCCTGACGATCCGCGGAACCGCGACAAGCGCAGGCAGCGTTGCGGTGGTCGTGACCGCCACCGATGCGTCGGGCGCCAGCGTGTCGCGCATCATCACGTTGACGGCAGCCACGGCGCAGACGGAGCCGAATCCAGGCACGGGTCCGGGTACGGGCCCGGGTACAAATCCCGGCACGCAGCCCGACCCCAACGCCAACCCGAACCCCGGCAACCCGGCCGACGTGCCGCCGCCGGACCTGAGCGCGTGGCAGCGCGATCCGGTGTTTGCTTCCGACACGGCTGCCGGCACCGCCGACGACACCCGAGACGACGCGTTCCGGTCGCTGCGCCAAGCGCTCGGCGGCATTCCCGCCGCATCGCCCGACGCGTTCAGCGTCCCCATCCGCGACGGCCTGTCGACGCCGCCGCAATGGACGTCAACGGCGCTGCTCGACGAACTGCTGGCCGATTCGCTCGAACGGCGCGATGCCGACGCCGCGCGTCCGTTCACGATGGATGCGGCAAGCGGCGTCCGCTCGCCGCTCGTGGTCCTGGCCAGCCCCGACGCGCCAGGGCTCACGTTGGCCAGCGCCGCACTCACGGGCCTGTGGCGCGCCGACGTGGCAGGCAACCGGCAGACCTATGCCTTGCCGGCCGGCCTGATCCGCAGCAGCGGTCCCATCGCCTCGCTGGTCTTGCGCATGGCCGACGGCTCGGAACTGCCGCCGGGCGTGCGGCTGGATGCGGCGCGCGGCCTCATCGTGGCGCCAGGACTTGCCGACGCCCAGACGCTCTCGTTGCAACTGGTGGTGCGCGCGGCCAGCGGTGAATCGCGGGCCATCCCGGTCACCGTGTCCGCGCAACGCGTGGGCGCCTGGCACGGCGGCGATACCGTCGCCGCACGCGATGACACCCTCGCCGCCGACAAGCCCGCGCTGACCCAGCAACTGCGCCACAGCGCCGCGCACGACGTGCTGGATGCGGCACGGCAGTTTCTCGCTTCCCTGGACGACGGCGCCGCGGGCGGCGCCTCCGACACGGCCGCCGCCGCCCGGCAGGCCATCACCATCAATGCAGCAAGCTGA
- a CDS encoding TadE/TadG family type IV pilus assembly protein, with protein sequence MADHAAGARRFLRGQRGSLSVEAAYVLPVVIAAAMMFMELANIGLTINMGASALERAVQQFRQDGAAGMQDGGAIESLVRSRMVAASHNYLDDENIATVEVERFASLDAMGGGAEDETQAAALTNVPAWRIEVDVRKDFITPLPRLLGVDSGAFRYRYQQVLAYLPQRNQESQP encoded by the coding sequence ATGGCTGATCACGCTGCCGGCGCGCGCCGGTTCCTGCGCGGCCAACGCGGCTCGCTGTCGGTCGAGGCCGCCTACGTCCTGCCCGTCGTCATTGCCGCCGCGATGATGTTCATGGAGCTGGCCAACATCGGTCTGACCATCAACATGGGCGCCAGCGCGCTGGAACGCGCCGTGCAGCAGTTCCGCCAGGACGGCGCGGCGGGCATGCAGGACGGCGGCGCCATCGAGTCGCTGGTGCGCTCGCGCATGGTGGCGGCGTCGCACAACTACCTGGACGACGAGAACATCGCCACGGTCGAGGTCGAGCGATTTGCCTCGCTGGACGCGATGGGTGGCGGCGCCGAAGACGAGACGCAGGCTGCGGCCTTGACCAACGTGCCCGCGTGGCGCATCGAGGTCGACGTGCGCAAGGACTTCATCACGCCCCTGCCGCGTCTGCTGGGCGTGGACAGCGGCGCCTTCCGCTACCGCTATCAGCAGGTGCTGGCCTACCTGCCGCAACGCAACCAGGAATCGCAGCCGTGA